A window from Acidobacteriota bacterium encodes these proteins:
- the meaB gene encoding methylmalonyl Co-A mutase-associated GTPase MeaB, producing the protein MKSADSRPADSKAAPRRRRLSVEEYAEGVLSGDRTALGRAITLVESHREDDWQLAQELLTRLLPKTGGAHRVGISGVPGVGKSTFIDSLGVRLLDKELRVAVLAVDPSSSLSGGSILGDKTRMERLASDPRAFIRPSPTSGSLGGVGRKTRETLLLCEAAGFDVVLVETVGVGQSETVVAEMVDCFLVLLLAGAGDELQGIKRGILELADILAVTKADGENRAPAERARAEFEGALHFMRPASEHWTPRVVTCSALEERGIDELWELVREHRQVLEKAGELEARRRRQQLRWMWSTVEEGLLQRLRHHPAVREQLDDLQSQVTAGQLTPTLAARRLLDLFSES; encoded by the coding sequence ATGAAGAGTGCTGATTCCAGACCTGCTGATTCCAAAGCCGCGCCGCGACGCCGGCGGTTGTCGGTGGAGGAGTATGCCGAGGGCGTGCTCTCCGGCGACCGCACCGCCTTGGGGCGGGCCATCACCCTGGTGGAAAGCCATCGGGAGGACGATTGGCAGCTGGCCCAGGAGCTGTTGACTCGGCTCCTGCCCAAAACCGGCGGCGCTCACCGCGTCGGCATCAGCGGCGTGCCGGGGGTGGGCAAGAGCACCTTCATCGACAGCCTGGGAGTGCGCCTGCTGGACAAGGAGCTGCGGGTAGCGGTGTTGGCAGTGGATCCCAGCAGCTCTCTCAGCGGCGGCAGCATCCTGGGCGACAAGACCCGCATGGAGCGGCTCGCCTCCGACCCCCGTGCTTTCATCCGGCCCTCTCCCACCTCCGGCTCCCTCGGCGGCGTAGGCCGCAAGACTCGCGAGACTCTGCTCCTGTGCGAGGCGGCGGGCTTCGACGTGGTGCTGGTGGAGACGGTGGGGGTAGGGCAGTCGGAGACGGTGGTGGCGGAGATGGTGGATTGCTTTCTGGTTCTCCTCCTCGCCGGCGCCGGTGACGAGCTGCAGGGCATCAAGCGAGGCATCCTCGAGCTGGCGGACATCCTGGCGGTGACCAAGGCCGACGGTGAGAACCGGGCTCCGGCGGAGCGGGCGCGGGCGGAGTTCGAGGGGGCGCTGCACTTCATGCGCCCCGCCTCCGAGCATTGGACCCCGCGGGTGGTCACTTGCAGCGCCCTCGAAGAGCGCGGCATCGACGAGCTCTGGGAGCTGGTTCGGGAGCATCGCCAGGTGCTGGAGAAGGCCGGCGAGCTCGAGGCCCGCCGCCGTCGTCAACAGCTACGCTGGATGTGGTCGACGGTGGAGGAGGGGCTACTCCAGCGGCTTCGCCACCATCCTGCGGTGCGGGAGCAGCTCGACGACCTCCAATCCCAGGTCACCGCCGGCCAGCTCACCCCCACCCTCGCCGCCCGCCGCCTGCTGGATCTCTTCTCCGAGTCCTGA